From the Nodularia sp. NIES-3585 genome, one window contains:
- the devC gene encoding ABC transporter permease DevC, producing MFKRKIPLAWRQLMKQKGRFLVALCGITFADFLMLMQLGFQSALYDSNTRFHELLQADVVLVSRQAQNLGLLSSFPRRRLLQAANLSEVESVNPLYVRLGVWKSPQTKLDESILVIGFNPEKPAFNLPAVNQKLEQIKYPNTLLFDRNSSGKYEQAIAQISEGKSVTTELQGRKVKIGGLYEVGASFVANGSVITSDQNYLRIFSGQQPGQVNLGLINLKPGSDADLIAKALQSYLNDDVQVFTRQEFIDFEKKYWQENGAIGFIFSLGVTIGFLVGVIIVYQIIYSDVMDHLPEYATLKAMGYPNTYLLLVVFQEALILAICGFIPGGFVSFVMYAFTRNVTKLPLFMTPDRIILVLILTIIMCLISGAIAMRKLNSADPADIF from the coding sequence ATGTTTAAGCGTAAAATTCCTTTGGCTTGGCGGCAATTAATGAAGCAAAAAGGGCGGTTTTTAGTTGCTCTTTGTGGAATTACTTTTGCTGATTTTTTGATGTTAATGCAGTTAGGCTTTCAATCGGCTTTATATGATAGTAATACTCGCTTTCATGAACTGTTACAAGCTGATGTGGTGTTAGTGAGTCGGCAAGCCCAAAATTTGGGTCTTCTTAGTAGTTTTCCCCGTCGTCGTTTGCTTCAAGCTGCTAATTTGTCTGAAGTTGAGTCTGTTAATCCTTTGTATGTCCGTTTAGGTGTTTGGAAGAGTCCCCAAACGAAGCTGGATGAATCAATTTTAGTAATTGGCTTTAATCCCGAAAAACCTGCGTTCAATTTGCCAGCAGTTAATCAAAAATTAGAGCAGATTAAATATCCCAATACGCTGTTATTTGATCGCAATTCTAGTGGAAAATATGAACAAGCGATCGCTCAAATATCTGAGGGTAAATCTGTTACCACAGAACTGCAAGGACGTAAAGTAAAAATTGGCGGTTTATACGAAGTTGGCGCTTCTTTTGTTGCTAATGGTAGTGTGATTACCAGTGACCAAAACTATTTGCGAATTTTTTCAGGACAACAACCAGGTCAAGTTAACTTAGGTTTAATTAATCTCAAACCTGGTAGTGATGCGGATTTAATCGCCAAAGCTTTACAGTCTTACCTGAATGATGATGTGCAAGTTTTCACTCGTCAAGAATTTATTGATTTTGAAAAAAAATATTGGCAAGAAAATGGCGCGATTGGTTTTATCTTTTCCTTGGGTGTCACCATCGGCTTTTTAGTGGGTGTAATTATTGTTTATCAAATCATTTACAGTGATGTCATGGATCACTTGCCTGAATATGCCACACTCAAGGCAATGGGTTATCCTAATACCTACTTATTATTGGTTGTGTTTCAAGAAGCATTAATATTAGCTATTTGCGGTTTTATTCCTGGTGGGTTTGTTTCTTTTGTTATGTATGCTTTTACCCGCAACGTCACCAAGCTACCATTATTTATGACACCTGACCGGATAATTCTAGTTCTAATTCTAACAATTATAATGTGTTTGATTTCCGGTGCGATCGCCATGCGTAAATTAAACTCAGCCGACCCCGCCGATATTTTTTAA
- a CDS encoding serine hydrolase: MIFFRKDEQLENLGNGILKATWAEFPTLARNQVALTWIVYDPPVPVNTGGALTPDAFWHHPVRGFTYRGVERIYPASVVKLFYLVAVNEWLEKGMTSPSQELSRAVRDMIVDSSNDATSLIVDILSGTTSGPELPVGPFETWKYQRHIVNRYFQSLGWEEMETINVCQKTWCDGPYGRERAFYGEMLDNRNMVTTNAIAKLVHSIVGGVAVSSARSQAMMSLLKRSLNPDDLPTDVEEDQVTGFLGGGLTQDAQSWSKAGWTSQVRHDAAYIELPEQRPYILVVFTEGKANAKRRDILPFVSQLFAKEISSL, from the coding sequence ATGATTTTCTTTAGAAAAGACGAACAACTCGAAAATCTTGGTAATGGCATTTTAAAGGCAACTTGGGCAGAATTTCCCACTTTAGCCCGTAACCAAGTGGCTTTAACTTGGATTGTTTATGATCCCCCAGTACCTGTAAATACTGGTGGGGCTTTGACTCCTGACGCTTTTTGGCATCATCCAGTCCGTGGTTTTACTTATCGCGGCGTTGAGCGGATTTACCCCGCCAGTGTTGTCAAACTGTTTTATTTGGTCGCAGTCAACGAATGGCTGGAAAAAGGCATGACTTCACCTTCTCAGGAGTTGTCAAGAGCTGTGCGCGATATGATTGTTGATTCTAGTAATGATGCTACCAGTTTAATTGTAGATATCCTCAGTGGCACTACTTCTGGCCCAGAGTTACCGGTTGGTCCGTTTGAAACTTGGAAATATCAACGTCATATTGTTAACCGCTATTTCCAGTCTTTGGGCTGGGAGGAAATGGAAACAATTAATGTCTGTCAAAAAACTTGGTGTGATGGTCCCTATGGCAGGGAACGGGCATTTTATGGGGAAATGCTAGATAATCGCAACATGGTAACTACCAATGCGATCGCCAAGTTAGTTCATAGTATTGTGGGTGGGGTGGCAGTGTCGAGCGCGCGATCGCAAGCCATGATGAGTTTGCTCAAACGTAGTCTCAACCCTGATGATTTGCCCACTGATGTCGAAGAAGACCAAGTAACAGGTTTTTTGGGGGGTGGACTCACCCAAGATGCTCAAAGTTGGTCAAAAGCAGGTTGGACAAGTCAAGTTCGCCATGACGCAGCCTATATTGAATTACCAGAACAGCGTCCCTATATTTTAGTCGTATTTACTGAAGGTAAAGCCAACGCTAAACGCCGGGATATTTTACCTTTTGTTTCTCAGCTATTTGCCAAAGAAATTAGTAGCCTATAA
- the cobW gene encoding cobalamin biosynthesis protein CobW encodes MATKIPVTVITGFLGSGKTSLIRHLLQNNQGRRIAVLVNEFGELGIDGELLKSCQICPEDGDDGSNIFELTNGCLCCTVQEEFFPTMQELIKRRDSIDCILIETSGLALPKPLIKAFRWQEIRAAATVDAVITVVDCAAVASGTFASNPEAIAAQRQADDSLEHETPLQELFEDQLACADLVVLNKTDLVDIATKHRVEELIKQELPRVVKIVSSDRGKLDASILLGFQAAVEDNLDSRPSHHDTEAEHEHDEEITSTHLVLDRTFDPETLQQELQKLANQQEIYRIKGFVAVANKPMRLVMQGVGTRFDKFYDRPWKPQEAKQTSLVFIGRDLKSSEIESQLVAL; translated from the coding sequence ATGGCTACAAAAATTCCTGTTACAGTAATTACAGGCTTTTTAGGCAGTGGTAAAACTAGCTTAATTCGCCATCTACTACAAAACAACCAAGGTCGCCGCATTGCAGTTTTAGTCAACGAGTTTGGCGAACTAGGTATTGATGGCGAATTGTTAAAATCCTGTCAAATCTGCCCCGAAGATGGGGACGATGGGAGTAATATTTTTGAATTAACTAACGGCTGCTTATGTTGTACCGTGCAGGAAGAGTTTTTTCCCACGATGCAAGAACTCATCAAGCGGCGAGATAGCATTGACTGTATTTTAATTGAAACTTCTGGTTTAGCTTTACCCAAACCTTTAATTAAAGCCTTTCGCTGGCAAGAAATTCGCGCCGCCGCTACAGTCGATGCAGTGATTACCGTAGTAGATTGTGCCGCGGTAGCATCAGGTACATTTGCTAGTAATCCGGAAGCGATCGCTGCTCAACGGCAAGCAGATGATAGTCTAGAACATGAAACACCCTTGCAAGAATTGTTTGAAGACCAACTGGCTTGTGCAGATTTGGTGGTATTGAATAAAACTGATTTAGTCGATATTGCCACAAAACATCGAGTCGAGGAATTAATTAAGCAAGAATTGCCCAGAGTGGTGAAGATTGTGTCAAGCGATCGCGGTAAACTAGATGCCTCTATCTTATTAGGATTTCAAGCCGCAGTAGAAGATAATTTAGATAGTCGTCCCAGCCATCACGACACCGAAGCAGAACACGAACACGATGAAGAGATTACCTCAACTCACTTAGTTTTAGACCGCACCTTTGATCCAGAAACACTGCAACAAGAATTGCAAAAACTGGCTAACCAACAAGAAATATATCGCATCAAAGGCTTTGTTGCAGTAGCTAACAAACCCATGCGCCTAGTAATGCAAGGTGTCGGCACCCGATTTGATAAATTTTATGATCGCCCATGGAAACCACAAGAAGCTAAACAAACCAGTTTAGTTTTCATTGGTCGTGATTTGAAATCTTCAGAAATTGAATCACAATTAGTAGCTTTATAA
- a CDS encoding DUF3181 family protein, whose protein sequence is MATTHTAELLEALAAEIGESVYIDIAKWHLYLSDAKLHTVVAEKMYPLISSKTVNEDRVIAVLESIPVKIGGGRKELPLNDLLPLQCQVNLVDILEKYQRQS, encoded by the coding sequence ATGGCGACAACTCACACCGCAGAATTACTGGAAGCCCTAGCTGCTGAAATTGGCGAATCTGTCTATATAGATATTGCCAAGTGGCATCTTTATTTATCCGATGCCAAACTACACACTGTCGTTGCTGAAAAAATGTATCCTTTAATTAGTTCTAAGACTGTAAATGAAGACCGAGTTATCGCAGTCCTAGAATCTATACCCGTAAAAATTGGTGGTGGAAGAAAAGAATTGCCTTTAAATGATCTACTACCATTGCAATGCCAAGTAAACTTAGTTGATATTTTAGAGAAATATCAACGCCAGAGTTAA
- a CDS encoding efflux RND transporter periplasmic adaptor subunit, whose amino-acid sequence MTSPEPQTEFGKNISQTSNKSLLKRRRWLRLSLAFILIIGGGTATLWRVLTPTNQASLTNIKTPGVRVKVSPVQIGTVEESSDFVASLESQRSVQIPSKISGQVTQIFLKSGDAVTAGTAIIQVDSRQATIDVINAARQAAVAQRENARAKLQSLEAARQSQTVDLQLKQQEYERYANLAAQGAVSRRSRDEYASTLATAKAYLSAINAQIQGEETTISQAEKSVQQAEENIKNQQIQPRSYRITAPFSGTVGNIPVKVGDLVNTSTPLVTVSQKQPLEVNISVPPEQSNQLRQGMPVEVLNPQGQILSTSKISLIAPDTNNEKPSILVKALFNNSEGQLKPEQLVRARVIFNQRSGVLVPTKAVSRLGGETFVYVIKTEKSPQGISQLVARQKQVKLGNIRDDHYQVLAGLQPEEQIITSGLLNLKDGVPIVPESL is encoded by the coding sequence ATGACATCCCCTGAGCCGCAAACTGAATTTGGAAAAAATATTTCCCAAACCTCAAACAAGTCACTCTTAAAACGACGGCGGTGGCTACGATTATCGTTAGCTTTTATACTAATTATTGGAGGTGGAACAGCTACACTTTGGCGTGTTTTAACCCCTACAAATCAAGCATCACTTACTAATATTAAAACTCCAGGGGTCAGAGTTAAGGTATCACCAGTACAAATTGGTACAGTTGAGGAAAGTTCTGACTTTGTTGCTAGCTTAGAGTCTCAGCGTTCAGTACAGATACCATCAAAAATTTCGGGACAAGTTACCCAAATATTTCTGAAATCGGGAGATGCAGTTACAGCCGGCACAGCAATTATCCAAGTAGACTCTAGACAAGCAACAATCGATGTAATTAATGCTGCTAGACAGGCTGCTGTAGCACAACGAGAAAATGCCCGTGCTAAACTTCAGTCTCTGGAAGCAGCACGCCAATCTCAAACTGTTGATTTGCAATTGAAGCAACAGGAGTATGAAAGGTATGCTAATTTAGCCGCGCAGGGAGCAGTATCTCGACGTTCTAGGGATGAGTATGCCAGCACATTGGCTACAGCCAAGGCTTATCTGAGTGCAATTAATGCCCAGATTCAAGGAGAGGAAACCACCATTTCACAGGCTGAAAAATCTGTGCAGCAAGCCGAGGAAAATATTAAAAACCAACAAATCCAGCCTCGGAGTTATAGAATTACAGCACCTTTTAGCGGCACAGTTGGCAATATTCCCGTGAAAGTAGGTGATTTAGTCAATACTTCTACGCCACTGGTGACAGTTTCTCAGAAACAACCTTTGGAAGTCAACATTTCTGTTCCACCGGAACAAAGTAACCAATTACGTCAGGGAATGCCTGTAGAGGTTTTGAATCCACAAGGTCAAATTTTAAGTACTAGTAAAATATCTTTAATTGCTCCTGATACTAATAATGAGAAGCCATCAATTCTGGTTAAAGCACTTTTTAATAATTCTGAAGGTCAGCTAAAACCAGAACAATTAGTGCGGGCTAGAGTAATTTTTAATCAGCGTTCCGGGGTACTAGTTCCTACAAAAGCAGTGTCTCGTTTAGGTGGAGAAACTTTTGTTTATGTTATCAAAACGGAAAAGTCTCCACAAGGAATATCCCAGCTAGTTGCTCGACAAAAGCAGGTAAAGTTAGGCAATATCAGAGATGATCATTACCAAGTTTTGGCAGGACTACAACCTGAAGAGCAAATTATTACTTCAGGATTGCTGAATCTCAAAGATGGTGTGCCGATAGTGCCTGAATCTTTGTGA
- the moaC gene encoding cyclic pyranopterin monophosphate synthase MoaC, producing the protein MQENFLFNSADLTHLDPHGEAQMVDVSAKMPTIRQAVALAKVRMLPETFAAIQAGNAPKGDVLATARLAGIMAAKQTATLIPLCHPLPLQKITVEVTADPQLPGYQIHATVKTKAETGVEMEALTAVSVAALTLYDMAKALEKSIQIESIQLVSKTGGKSGDYSSPVASSR; encoded by the coding sequence ATGCAAGAAAATTTTTTATTTAATTCTGCCGACTTAACCCACCTTGATCCTCACGGCGAAGCACAGATGGTAGATGTGTCGGCTAAGATGCCCACTATCAGGCAAGCAGTAGCCCTGGCTAAGGTGCGAATGCTGCCCGAAACCTTCGCAGCCATTCAAGCCGGCAATGCCCCAAAAGGGGATGTCCTAGCAACTGCAAGGTTGGCGGGAATTATGGCAGCTAAACAGACAGCTACATTGATTCCCCTGTGTCATCCTTTACCACTACAAAAAATTACAGTTGAAGTCACAGCTGATCCCCAACTTCCTGGTTATCAAATTCATGCCACAGTCAAGACTAAAGCTGAAACTGGAGTAGAAATGGAAGCTTTAACGGCTGTTTCTGTAGCGGCTTTGACTTTATACGATATGGCTAAAGCTTTAGAAAAGTCTATTCAAATTGAATCGATTCAACTAGTAAGCAAAACTGGCGGGAAATCAGGCGACTATTCCTCGCCAGTAGCATCATCTAGATAA
- a CDS encoding acetyltransferase, protein MFLQLKDSGDIIKVLDFQELIDPSTHIIHAQDQLGEEEQEPDAYQKQNLLFPSGEGLPRCWVDANYRHPQLSSSSTTNKQR, encoded by the coding sequence ATGTTTTTACAACTCAAAGACTCCGGTGACATCATAAAAGTGCTTGATTTTCAAGAATTAATTGACCCAAGTACTCATATTATTCACGCCCAAGACCAATTAGGAGAAGAAGAACAAGAACCTGATGCTTATCAAAAACAAAATCTCCTATTCCCCTCCGGTGAAGGTTTACCACGCTGTTGGGTAGATGCAAATTATAGACATCCCCAACTTTCATCATCTTCTACCACCAATAAACAAAGATAA
- a CDS encoding glycosyltransferase family 2 protein yields MKGGLISKELNEENGAIAVIVPDVSVVVPVRDEVESLPLLLEAIASNIISSNFSYEIICVDDGSTDGSAEFLKEQAKIRTDLKAVLLRRNYGQSAAMAAGFYYAIGKVIVTLDADLQNDPADIPLLLAKLAEGYDLVSGWRHQRQDAVVSRLIPSKIANWLIGKVTEVKLHDYGCSLKAYRSEVLADMNLYGELHRFLPALAYIEGARITEIQVRHHARRFGRSKYGIWRTFRVMMDLLTIYFMKKFLTRPMHVFGLLGLGSMVTGTLIGIYLTLIKLALGESIGNRPLLILAVLLLVTGVQLFCFGLLGELLMRTYHESQGRPIYRVREVVAKNVK; encoded by the coding sequence ATGAAGGGTGGGTTAATTTCCAAGGAGTTAAATGAGGAAAATGGGGCGATCGCGGTGATTGTCCCTGATGTTTCCGTGGTTGTGCCGGTGCGTGATGAAGTGGAAAGTTTACCACTTTTGCTAGAGGCGATCGCTTCCAATATCATCTCTAGTAATTTTAGTTATGAAATCATTTGTGTAGATGATGGTTCTACAGATGGATCAGCTGAATTTCTCAAAGAACAGGCAAAAATCCGGACTGATTTAAAGGCGGTGCTGTTGCGTCGCAACTACGGACAAAGTGCAGCGATGGCGGCTGGGTTTTATTATGCCATCGGCAAAGTGATTGTGACATTGGATGCTGATTTGCAAAATGACCCGGCTGATATTCCGTTGTTATTAGCTAAATTGGCAGAAGGCTATGATTTGGTGAGTGGTTGGCGACATCAACGCCAAGATGCTGTAGTTTCCCGCTTAATTCCTTCTAAAATTGCCAACTGGCTAATTGGAAAAGTGACCGAAGTTAAGTTACATGATTACGGTTGTTCTCTCAAAGCTTATCGGTCGGAAGTTTTGGCAGATATGAATCTCTACGGAGAACTGCACCGATTTTTACCTGCTTTGGCTTACATTGAAGGGGCGCGAATCACCGAAATCCAGGTGCGTCACCATGCGCGGCGTTTTGGTCGCAGTAAGTATGGCATTTGGCGGACTTTCCGCGTGATGATGGATTTGTTAACTATTTACTTTATGAAGAAGTTTCTCACCCGCCCGATGCACGTTTTTGGGCTATTGGGTTTAGGTTCCATGGTCACAGGAACCCTGATTGGGATTTACTTAACTTTGATCAAATTAGCTTTAGGTGAATCAATTGGTAATCGCCCTTTACTAATTTTGGCAGTTTTGCTGCTAGTGACTGGGGTGCAGTTGTTTTGCTTTGGTCTATTAGGTGAGTTATTGATGCGGACTTACCATGAATCTCAAGGTCGCCCCATCTATCGGGTGCGAGAAGTAGTAGCGAAAAATGTTAAGTAA
- a CDS encoding MFS transporter, with amino-acid sequence MKVFYTLDAKLRRNLLILFTAGLLFWSSIASLLPTLPLYIEDVGATSQQIGIVMGSFAIGMLVFRPWCSNLADRRGRKIVLLIGMSAAAIAPLGYIFTNTIIPLMVLRAFHGISIAAFGTGYIALVGDLAPAKNRGEVIGYMSLVNPIGVAIGPALGGYLQAAAGYTPLFILSAALGFAGMLCIVPIINPPVAESPHTSPADHQFWGLLLSPRVRIPALVMLLIGVALGTLHTFVPLFIKSTNIDLNPGLFYTVAAIASFNVRLFIGRASDKYGRGLFITLSLIAFTLALVGIWQANSAPVFLLSAFVEGAASGTAIPMMAAMMTDRALPHERGRIFGVSLIGLDIGIAIAGPVLGSIAEQVGYRNMFGYGAGLTFLAIIIFLTQSSHDLNNSLRFALGRAKDTYALNNGN; translated from the coding sequence TTGAAAGTTTTTTATACATTGGACGCTAAACTACGACGTAACCTGCTGATTTTATTTACAGCAGGTTTATTATTCTGGTCTAGCATTGCCTCTTTATTACCCACTTTACCCCTGTATATCGAAGACGTAGGCGCAACCAGTCAACAGATTGGCATTGTGATGGGCAGTTTTGCCATCGGGATGCTGGTATTTCGCCCTTGGTGTAGCAATTTAGCGGATCGGCGGGGTCGTAAGATTGTTTTACTAATTGGAATGTCAGCAGCTGCGATCGCACCTCTAGGTTATATCTTCACCAACACCATCATCCCATTAATGGTATTACGAGCCTTTCACGGCATCAGTATTGCCGCTTTTGGGACTGGTTACATAGCATTAGTGGGAGATTTAGCCCCTGCTAAAAATCGTGGTGAAGTGATTGGCTACATGAGTCTGGTAAATCCCATAGGCGTAGCTATTGGGCCAGCCTTGGGGGGATATTTACAAGCCGCAGCTGGTTATACCCCATTATTTATATTATCTGCGGCTTTGGGTTTTGCCGGAATGTTATGTATTGTACCTATCATCAATCCCCCTGTTGCTGAGTCGCCCCATACCAGCCCCGCTGATCACCAATTTTGGGGACTTTTATTGAGTCCCCGTGTGCGGATTCCGGCGCTTGTCATGTTGTTAATTGGTGTGGCTTTAGGAACTTTGCATACCTTTGTGCCGTTGTTTATTAAATCAACTAATATAGATTTGAACCCAGGACTGTTTTATACAGTAGCTGCGATCGCTAGTTTTAATGTCAGGTTATTTATTGGTCGGGCTTCTGATAAATATGGCAGAGGTTTATTTATCACCCTCAGTTTAATTGCCTTCACCTTAGCATTGGTAGGTATATGGCAAGCTAATAGCGCCCCTGTGTTCTTACTCTCAGCATTTGTCGAAGGCGCTGCTTCTGGGACAGCAATTCCCATGATGGCGGCGATGATGACAGACCGCGCCCTACCTCATGAACGGGGGCGAATCTTTGGTGTATCTTTGATCGGATTGGATATTGGGATTGCGATCGCCGGGCCAGTTCTTGGTTCCATAGCCGAACAAGTAGGTTACCGGAATATGTTTGGTTACGGTGCTGGGTTAACTTTTTTAGCGATTATCATCTTTCTCACCCAGTCTAGCCATGACCTCAACAATTCCCTGCGCTTTGCTTTGGGGCGTGCTAAAGATACTTACGCGTTAAATAATGGCAACTAA
- a CDS encoding ABA4-like family protein, which produces MTISQLFDIANIFVLPFWVLMIFLPKWKLTRQIMASYLPFVVLAGAYLYLFVNSITPENAAALSNPQLADIARFLGDETAAATGWIHFLVMDLFVGRWIYLEGQKTGIWTIHSIALCLFAGPLGLLSHILTYWITKVFFPNSQLSEAVVEEVVSSSSS; this is translated from the coding sequence ATGACTATCTCTCAACTATTTGACATTGCCAATATTTTCGTTTTACCCTTTTGGGTGCTGATGATTTTCCTACCCAAGTGGAAACTAACACGGCAAATAATGGCATCATATCTCCCTTTTGTAGTGCTAGCTGGGGCATATTTGTATTTGTTTGTCAACAGCATTACACCAGAAAATGCCGCCGCTTTATCCAATCCCCAATTAGCCGATATTGCGCGATTTTTAGGTGATGAAACAGCAGCTGCAACGGGTTGGATTCATTTTTTGGTGATGGATTTATTTGTCGGTCGCTGGATTTATTTAGAAGGGCAAAAAACGGGTATTTGGACAATTCACTCTATTGCTTTGTGTTTGTTTGCTGGTCCTTTGGGGTTACTTTCCCATATCTTAACTTACTGGATTACTAAAGTATTTTTCCCCAATTCACAGTTAAGTGAAGCGGTAGTAGAAGAAGTTGTGTCTTCCAGTAGTAGTTAG
- a CDS encoding DUF2795 domain-containing protein, translating to MTKANPVEIQKHLKGFDYPAGKSDLIKHARQQGADQDVISILEQLPENQEYQTPTELNKAIGNII from the coding sequence ATGACGAAAGCAAATCCCGTTGAAATCCAAAAACACTTGAAAGGCTTTGATTACCCGGCTGGAAAATCAGATTTAATCAAGCACGCTAGACAACAGGGTGCTGATCAGGATGTGATTTCAATATTAGAACAACTACCAGAAAATCAAGAGTACCAAACCCCCACTGAACTGAATAAAGCCATAGGCAACATTATCTAG
- a CDS encoding 2TM domain-containing protein yields the protein MPPRWPRKPDRKDPAFRKLDDRMTFAVHVALTTAVNSSLWFFHNLKAATWEWLPWLTAGWILVLLVHLIYITAIANYTETPPKST from the coding sequence ATGCCTCCTCGTTGGCCTCGCAAACCCGACCGCAAAGACCCAGCATTCCGCAAGTTAGATGACCGGATGACTTTTGCTGTGCATGTGGCACTGACTACAGCTGTGAATTCGAGTTTATGGTTTTTCCACAACTTAAAAGCAGCTACCTGGGAATGGTTACCCTGGTTAACAGCAGGTTGGATATTAGTATTGTTGGTGCATCTAATTTATATTACTGCGATCGCTAACTATACCGAAACTCCACCCAAATCAACCTAA
- a CDS encoding glycosyltransferase family 8 protein, with the protein MEVLFCFDKKYEQHFGAAVTSLILNNADHLTKVHIVTKKISSNFQSKIDQLKAKAKIDFLIYEIKDTEVENFKISQHISSASYYRLLAPDILPNQLSKILYLDSDLIVNGSISELYNYDLSNYIVAAQGKKVISTKKRLELNSNYYFNAGVILINLETWRNLNIGKKCIEIIRNRPDLIKLHDQDALNKVIDGQFLNIDQKWNSLVDLYEGHSQANDKSMVIHFIGSLKPWQIWCISPQKELYWSYLKQSPWSSSIPELPKNSKQVLSAIKAILKQLKILKKPK; encoded by the coding sequence TAACGCGGATCATTTAACAAAAGTTCATATAGTAACTAAGAAAATATCCAGTAATTTTCAGTCAAAAATTGATCAACTCAAGGCAAAAGCTAAAATTGATTTTTTAATTTATGAAATCAAAGATACAGAAGTTGAAAATTTCAAAATCTCTCAACATATATCTTCTGCTTCATATTATAGATTACTAGCTCCTGACATTCTCCCCAATCAACTCAGTAAAATACTGTATCTTGATTCGGATTTAATTGTTAATGGTTCAATTTCTGAACTATATAATTATGATCTATCAAATTATATAGTTGCAGCTCAGGGAAAAAAAGTTATATCCACAAAAAAAAGGCTCGAACTTAATAGCAACTATTATTTCAATGCGGGTGTAATTTTGATTAATTTAGAAACTTGGCGCAACCTGAATATAGGTAAGAAATGTATTGAAATTATTCGCAATCGTCCTGATCTGATTAAATTACACGATCAAGATGCTTTAAATAAAGTGATTGATGGTCAATTTCTGAATATAGACCAAAAATGGAATTCATTGGTTGATTTATATGAAGGACACTCTCAGGCGAATGACAAATCAATGGTAATTCACTTTATTGGGTCTTTAAAACCGTGGCAAATATGGTGTATTAGTCCTCAAAAAGAACTTTACTGGTCATACTTGAAACAATCACCATGGTCAAGCAGCATTCCAGAATTACCTAAGAATTCCAAACAAGTTTTATCTGCGATTAAAGCAATTTTAAAACAGCTAAAAATTTTGAAAAAACCAAAGTAA
- a CDS encoding C40 family peptidase yields MLSNPESQILNSTSAEYHCIADLNLYDSPECTRLTTQAASGRHLRITSNRQVSAVEVCLCEDDYPGWVSCADLGILQPATVLYQAISFSESEINKLLPNVIAFTHKAMQQSNYYLWGGTVAPNYDCSGLMQAAFVSVGVWLPRDAYQQEAFTQKINVTELLPGDLVFFGTPEKATHVGLYLGDGNYIHSSGTDQGRNGIGIDILSEQGDGVSQSYYQQLRGAGRVIKSYKPQRR; encoded by the coding sequence ATGCTCTCTAATCCAGAATCCCAAATCCTAAATTCGACATCGGCAGAATACCACTGTATAGCTGATCTGAATCTATATGATTCTCCTGAATGTACGCGCCTGACAACTCAAGCAGCTTCTGGGCGACATTTGCGGATCACATCAAATCGTCAGGTGTCAGCGGTTGAGGTGTGTTTGTGTGAGGATGACTATCCAGGGTGGGTATCTTGTGCCGATTTGGGTATATTACAACCTGCTACTGTACTTTATCAGGCTATATCATTTTCTGAGTCTGAGATTAACAAACTGCTACCAAATGTGATTGCTTTTACCCACAAAGCGATGCAACAGTCAAATTATTATCTGTGGGGCGGTACAGTCGCACCAAATTATGACTGTTCGGGGTTAATGCAGGCGGCTTTTGTTTCGGTGGGTGTTTGGTTACCCAGAGATGCTTATCAACAGGAAGCTTTTACTCAGAAAATAAATGTTACTGAGTTATTACCTGGGGATTTGGTGTTTTTTGGCACTCCCGAAAAGGCTACTCATGTGGGGTTATATTTGGGCGATGGTAATTACATTCATAGTTCGGGAACAGATCAGGGGCGAAATGGGATCGGGATTGATATTCTCTCGGAACAGGGCGATGGGGTAAGTCAGTCATATTATCAGCAGCTGCGAGGTGCTGGAAGGGTGATTAAGAGTTATAAACCACAGAGACGCTGA